Proteins from a single region of Segatella copri:
- a CDS encoding ABC transporter ATP-binding protein encodes MLKIENLCKSFRTEDVETIALNNVSFTVEDGEFVAIMGPSGCGKSTLLNILGLLDNPTSGKYFLGNHEVANLKEKERTDVRKGEIGFVFQSFNLIDELNVEENIELPLTYLNIPKAERKAKVQAIMKRMAISHRAKHFPHQLSGGQQQRVAIARAVVFGPKLILADEPTGNLDSKNGAEVMHLLTELNHEGTTIVMVTHNEHDAKIAHRTIRLFDGQIVEAEGNLL; translated from the coding sequence ATGCTTAAAATAGAGAATCTTTGCAAGTCATTCCGCACAGAAGATGTGGAGACGATTGCTTTAAATAATGTATCTTTCACAGTAGAAGACGGCGAGTTTGTCGCCATTATGGGACCATCCGGTTGCGGCAAATCTACCTTGCTCAACATTCTCGGTTTGCTCGACAACCCTACTTCGGGAAAATATTTCCTGGGTAATCACGAGGTGGCAAACTTGAAGGAAAAGGAGCGCACGGATGTGAGAAAGGGAGAAATCGGTTTTGTGTTCCAGAGCTTCAATCTGATAGATGAATTGAACGTAGAGGAGAACATCGAGCTTCCTCTTACTTACCTCAACATTCCGAAGGCGGAGCGCAAGGCAAAGGTGCAGGCGATTATGAAGCGAATGGCCATCAGCCATCGTGCCAAGCACTTCCCTCACCAACTGTCAGGTGGTCAGCAGCAGAGGGTTGCCATCGCCCGTGCCGTGGTCTTCGGTCCGAAGCTCATCCTAGCCGATGAGCCTACGGGTAACCTCGATTCCAAGAATGGAGCCGAGGTGATGCATCTGCTTACCGAGCTGAACCACGAGGGCACCACCATCGTCATGGTAACGCATAATGAGCATGATGCCAAGATAGCCCATCGCACCATCCGCCTGTTTGATGGACAGATTGTGGAGGCGGAGGGCAATCTGCTTTAA